The following are from one region of the Methanospirillum hungatei genome:
- a CDS encoding carbohydrate-binding domain-containing protein has translation MGPSKIVDLDGRPKELTEYILKNLLEVCPHCGYVAENIEKPTSINREYLRSPEYVSLCHTEGAESPYLFLRAAFIKLGEQNHEKAITYYVYAAWCADSRFQHELALQCRKNAISLIFSNNKSFADISSKKWVQVIDLIRRYGDFQAVIDHCTTLLPIAGPILTLGMEYELILAKNNDRESHTNIDAAIVIQNRARTHSSTEKYVIAGKVYSIEENGYGSGWAWISETRTLILTNYHGSAIEVSGSVTIRIDQADNHITSPHGPAIHVLNGDLKITGYGILSIKAEEQGIFVSSGSLEVQQSVLDIRTKGNGMHASGTIYLTNNTVIEIHSRSNGLISDSGNLHSNLGTVLKIFGEESGVIISRDVTISTGLYHIESSQGSGIQIHHGSLSLADCLLDIISSEICIHIKNGNLVFNVMKCNLHGSCGIVVHGMSSFEKSLLTICGDETGLFVSRDAKFTGGRFECSAKNALSIKGSLQIANSNITASGENAIYSGGDFKLAGGILILNGDTVMHVSNNFEISDGLIIGVGKLHGIIIEGSYTQSGGDITISGESHEGMKISGKEMIMTHGILKTNGRTCGLEVSGNVFLLGFTLFASGNIGFSVQGSLKMDKGELNVTGEEIGISLKGGSLHIGSTLSVIITGNTGIYAINDIEIAGSSFHVSGQFAGVVQEKGNLIINGGAIDISAEEYGILVQSGSMNIQGGIITVMNTRMKDLGGSGIVVAQGNFHANSLLTVNGESIGISVPNGTIAIQQGSLKAYGYRSAIIGESLHIRGFSSLTAYGKTQGAIILTNKEFLDDERIHFWAGTSEKTAIEDVYKDQRYVHAYTDEPRIPDSMAED, from the coding sequence TTGGGTCCATCAAAAATCGTAGACCTTGATGGCCGGCCAAAAGAATTAACCGAATACATCCTCAAAAATCTCCTTGAAGTATGCCCTCATTGTGGATATGTTGCAGAAAATATCGAGAAACCTACATCAATAAACCGGGAATATCTTCGATCACCAGAATACGTGAGTCTGTGTCACACTGAGGGGGCAGAATCTCCTTATCTTTTTCTTCGTGCTGCGTTCATCAAGCTGGGAGAACAAAACCATGAAAAAGCCATAACATACTATGTATATGCTGCCTGGTGTGCTGACAGCCGATTTCAACATGAATTAGCGTTACAATGTAGAAAAAATGCAATATCACTAATTTTTTCAAACAACAAATCATTTGCAGATATTTCATCGAAAAAATGGGTGCAGGTTATTGATTTAATCAGGCGATATGGCGATTTTCAAGCAGTGATAGACCATTGCACCACCCTTCTGCCTATTGCCGGGCCTATCCTTACGCTTGGGATGGAATACGAACTTATTTTAGCGAAAAATAATGATCGTGAGTCGCATACGAATATTGACGCAGCCATCGTCATCCAGAATAGGGCACGGACCCACTCATCAACCGAAAAATATGTCATTGCTGGAAAAGTCTATTCCATCGAGGAAAATGGATATGGAAGTGGATGGGCCTGGATTTCTGAAACCAGAACATTAATCCTTACTAACTACCATGGCTCGGCCATTGAAGTATCAGGTTCTGTTACCATCCGAATTGACCAGGCAGATAACCATATCACGAGTCCTCATGGTCCGGCTATTCATGTCTTAAATGGGGATCTGAAAATAACCGGATATGGGATATTATCCATCAAGGCAGAAGAACAAGGAATTTTTGTCTCATCCGGTTCGCTGGAAGTCCAACAGTCAGTGCTGGATATCCGGACAAAAGGAAATGGAATGCATGCGTCCGGTACAATCTACCTGACAAATAACACAGTAATTGAGATTCATTCCCGATCAAACGGTTTGATATCCGATTCTGGAAACCTACATTCAAACCTTGGAACGGTTTTAAAAATATTCGGAGAAGAATCCGGCGTTATTATATCCAGAGATGTTACTATTTCAACCGGTCTGTACCACATAGAATCCTCGCAGGGCTCTGGAATACAAATCCATCATGGTTCACTCTCTCTGGCAGACTGCCTTCTGGATATCATAAGTAGTGAAATATGTATCCATATCAAGAACGGAAATCTGGTTTTTAATGTAATGAAATGTAACTTGCACGGATCATGCGGGATTGTGGTTCATGGGATGAGTTCCTTTGAAAAAAGTCTGCTTACCATATGCGGAGATGAAACCGGATTATTTGTCTCAAGAGACGCGAAATTTACAGGAGGACGCTTTGAATGCTCAGCAAAAAATGCTTTGTCGATCAAAGGAAGTCTACAGATAGCAAATTCTAATATTACTGCATCAGGAGAAAATGCAATCTACTCTGGTGGTGATTTTAAATTAGCCGGAGGAATTCTTATTCTCAATGGAGACACGGTCATGCATGTCTCCAACAATTTTGAGATATCTGATGGACTCATCATCGGTGTTGGAAAGTTGCATGGAATTATTATAGAAGGATCATACACACAATCCGGTGGCGACATTACGATATCCGGGGAATCTCATGAAGGAATGAAGATCTCTGGAAAAGAAATGATAATGACACATGGTATCCTCAAGACAAACGGGAGGACTTGTGGGTTGGAAGTATCAGGGAATGTCTTTTTATTAGGATTTACCTTATTTGCATCAGGAAACATTGGATTTTCTGTGCAGGGTTCTCTGAAGATGGATAAAGGAGAACTAAACGTCACTGGTGAAGAGATAGGTATTTCTCTAAAAGGAGGCTCCCTCCATATTGGATCCACACTCTCAGTAATTATTACCGGAAATACCGGGATTTACGCAATCAATGATATTGAAATTGCGGGATCATCCTTTCATGTTTCTGGTCAATTCGCAGGAGTGGTTCAGGAAAAAGGAAACCTGATTATAAATGGCGGCGCTATAGACATTTCTGCGGAAGAATACGGTATTCTGGTTCAGTCAGGCTCCATGAATATCCAGGGAGGGATCATTACAGTAATGAATACCCGTATGAAAGATTTGGGAGGCTCCGGAATTGTTGTCGCTCAGGGAAATTTTCATGCAAACAGTCTTTTGACAGTAAACGGCGAGAGCATCGGGATATCTGTTCCCAATGGAACAATTGCGATTCAACAGGGATCCCTGAAAGCCTATGGGTATCGTTCAGCGATTATCGGAGAATCATTGCATATTCGAGGATTTTCTTCGCTTACTGCATACGGTAAAACGCAGGGTGCGATAATACTTACAAATAAAGAATTCCTGGATGATGAACGGATACATTTCTGGGCTGGAACCTCGGAAAAAACTGCAATCGAAGATGTATATAAGGATCAGAGATATGTGCATGCCTATACAGATGAACCAAGAATTCCAGATAGCATGGCTGAAGATTAA
- the cobN gene encoding cobaltochelatase subunit CobN yields the protein MKISGIIWGGELPLLTQACTNQGFDHNFFTSIAARNPEKLEEILAHLESSDLFLIHPSTDPFWDELIPKIPKNIPVIPIGYDQEGLSASTVDLKIAITTSTYYIYGGEKNLDNLIRYLRAEVLHELIVYDSPEPAVWDGIYHPDAPEIFTTVEDYFAWRGRKHDSLIGILFYRLYWANRDLRVIDALIRTVEEYHDVIPVFCIGTGDADLGARPGQEVINSYFSGIIDLLINLQSVTLSKNPKETVEGLKGLNVPIIHPVVIYNRTREDWEQDSAGLTASEVGWAIVVPEFMGMTSMIPIGVKSPDDPVMGETEWHDPLPERINRLTQLISGWVRLKKKVPADRKVAFILNNSPCAALEATVGTAAHLDALESVARILQVMKDAGYSVDPPADGKELITTILDKKAFSEFRWTSVSETVAKGGALACIGQETWGPWIADLPHTLRDQLKETWGNPPGEEKDGVPAGMLHNGKLVITGISYGNALVMTQPKRGCAGSRCDGQVCKILHDPTIPPPYHYLATYQYLVREYKADAVIHVGTHGTLEFLPGKSTVLSGSCIPDAILGPVPYLYIYNTDNPPEGTIAKRRTQATLIGHMQSLMTESGLYGELSELADRIDEYTRTRDGDPSRAHALEHVILELIKKSRLEQEINLEKIRESGGGMNEVIDAVHGSLTRIYNTQIPDGMHIFGSVPEGERRAAYITGLLRFNQELRLLIVDLMGLDITPKSGELALLRMLDEAGIVFTKAILDGKTPEDAAVTALGSRLQRSESLLLTPVTNKILELSDQIESSDEHTALLRGLSGAFIEPGPSGLVSRGRTDILPTGRNFYSLDPYSVPTEAAFRVGRKLAEVLLEKYLIEEGRYPETVAVYWMASDIMWSDGETFGKLLHLLGVEPVWRQGRVRDVRIIPISSLGRPRIDINIRASGILRDCFYNCIELLDDAISMVAALDEPDEMNYLRKHQGESTRSTPRIFGSKAGTYGMGVNLALYASAWKEEAELADIYIAWNGYGYGRDAYGTASHDELIAQLKMVDVTFNKTATDEYDLLGCCCYFGTHGGLTIAAETVKGEKIATYYGDTRNPSQIEVRTLAEELTRVVRTKLLNPRYIDGFKEHGYVGAGELSRRIGRLYGWDATTGQVDDWIFDDIARTFILDDKNREFFEENNPYALEEIGRRLLEASERGIWQADPDVIDDLKEAYLMIEGWMEDKMDGTGGDVQGGSIDIFTMNDIAGWKEKIGHMKVGK from the coding sequence ATGAAAATTTCAGGTATTATCTGGGGCGGGGAACTACCACTCCTCACTCAGGCATGTACAAACCAGGGGTTTGATCATAACTTCTTTACAAGCATTGCTGCCCGGAATCCCGAGAAATTAGAAGAGATACTCGCTCACCTTGAATCATCAGATCTTTTCTTAATTCATCCATCAACCGATCCCTTCTGGGATGAACTCATTCCTAAAATCCCAAAAAATATCCCTGTGATTCCCATTGGATACGACCAGGAAGGGCTATCTGCATCAACAGTCGATCTTAAAATAGCAATAACCACCTCGACCTATTATATCTATGGTGGAGAGAAGAATCTAGATAATCTTATCCGGTATCTCCGGGCAGAGGTCCTCCATGAACTCATCGTATATGATTCCCCTGAACCGGCGGTTTGGGATGGGATTTATCACCCGGATGCCCCGGAGATCTTTACCACTGTCGAGGATTATTTCGCATGGCGGGGAAGAAAACATGATTCTCTCATCGGGATTCTCTTTTATCGCCTGTACTGGGCAAACCGTGATCTCCGGGTCATTGATGCACTTATCAGAACAGTTGAGGAGTATCATGATGTTATTCCGGTTTTTTGTATCGGAACCGGAGATGCAGATCTTGGTGCACGACCCGGACAGGAAGTAATCAACTCATATTTCTCTGGAATAATAGATCTGCTCATCAACCTTCAGTCAGTCACCCTCTCAAAAAACCCGAAAGAGACGGTGGAAGGACTCAAGGGGTTGAATGTTCCTATCATCCACCCGGTTGTCATCTATAACCGGACCAGAGAAGACTGGGAACAGGATAGTGCAGGCCTTACAGCATCAGAGGTCGGATGGGCGATTGTTGTCCCTGAATTTATGGGGATGACAAGTATGATACCCATCGGTGTTAAATCACCAGACGATCCGGTCATGGGAGAGACCGAATGGCATGACCCTCTCCCTGAGCGGATAAACCGATTAACCCAGCTCATCTCCGGATGGGTCCGATTGAAGAAGAAAGTTCCAGCCGATAGAAAAGTTGCTTTCATCCTGAATAATTCACCCTGTGCTGCACTGGAAGCTACCGTCGGAACGGCTGCACATCTTGATGCCCTGGAGTCAGTAGCACGGATTCTACAGGTAATGAAAGATGCAGGTTATAGCGTGGATCCTCCGGCAGATGGAAAGGAACTTATAACCACGATACTTGATAAAAAGGCCTTTTCAGAGTTCAGGTGGACATCGGTTTCTGAAACGGTTGCCAAAGGAGGGGCTCTTGCTTGCATCGGGCAGGAAACCTGGGGACCATGGATTGCTGATCTTCCTCACACACTTCGGGACCAGCTCAAAGAAACCTGGGGAAACCCCCCGGGAGAGGAGAAAGACGGGGTTCCAGCGGGGATGCTCCACAATGGGAAACTTGTCATTACCGGTATCTCCTATGGAAATGCCCTCGTCATGACCCAGCCGAAACGGGGATGTGCAGGCAGTCGGTGTGATGGTCAGGTCTGTAAAATCCTGCATGATCCAACGATTCCTCCCCCCTATCATTACCTGGCAACCTACCAGTACCTGGTGAGGGAATACAAGGCTGATGCCGTAATTCACGTCGGAACACATGGAACCCTTGAGTTCCTTCCAGGGAAATCAACCGTTCTCTCAGGTTCCTGTATCCCTGATGCCATCCTTGGTCCGGTTCCGTATCTCTACATCTATAACACCGACAACCCCCCTGAAGGGACCATCGCAAAAAGGCGGACTCAGGCAACCCTCATCGGACATATGCAATCGCTTATGACCGAAAGTGGCCTCTATGGAGAGTTGTCTGAACTTGCTGACCGGATTGATGAATACACCAGAACCAGAGATGGAGATCCTTCTAGGGCCCATGCATTAGAGCATGTCATCCTGGAACTCATCAAAAAATCCAGGCTGGAGCAGGAGATTAACCTGGAAAAGATCCGGGAGAGTGGCGGAGGGATGAATGAGGTTATTGATGCCGTTCATGGATCGTTGACCCGGATCTATAACACTCAGATTCCTGATGGGATGCACATATTTGGTTCTGTTCCGGAAGGTGAGAGACGGGCGGCCTACATCACCGGTCTTCTCCGGTTCAATCAGGAGCTTCGGTTACTTATCGTAGATCTGATGGGTCTTGATATCACACCAAAGTCCGGTGAATTAGCTCTCCTCAGGATGCTTGATGAGGCAGGGATAGTATTTACTAAAGCCATTCTTGACGGAAAAACCCCTGAAGATGCTGCAGTAACAGCCCTGGGTTCCCGTCTCCAGAGGAGCGAATCCTTACTTCTTACTCCGGTTACCAATAAGATATTGGAATTATCTGACCAGATAGAATCATCAGATGAACATACTGCCCTTTTACGGGGCCTTTCCGGTGCATTTATCGAACCCGGGCCATCAGGTCTTGTGAGCAGGGGCAGAACTGACATCCTCCCGACTGGCAGGAACTTTTACAGTCTTGACCCGTACTCGGTCCCGACCGAGGCAGCATTCCGGGTTGGAAGAAAACTTGCCGAAGTTCTTCTGGAGAAATACCTGATAGAAGAGGGAAGATATCCTGAAACGGTGGCCGTGTACTGGATGGCATCTGACATCATGTGGTCAGATGGGGAGACATTTGGAAAACTCCTCCATCTTCTTGGAGTAGAGCCGGTATGGAGACAGGGGCGGGTCAGAGATGTAAGAATTATACCCATTTCGAGTCTGGGAAGGCCCAGAATAGATATCAATATCAGGGCCTCCGGGATTCTTCGTGATTGTTTCTATAACTGTATCGAACTACTGGATGATGCAATCTCAATGGTTGCTGCTCTTGACGAACCTGATGAGATGAATTACCTCAGAAAACACCAGGGAGAAAGCACTAGATCGACTCCACGGATATTTGGGAGTAAAGCCGGAACATATGGGATGGGAGTGAATCTTGCCCTGTATGCATCGGCATGGAAAGAAGAGGCTGAACTTGCCGATATTTACATCGCCTGGAACGGGTATGGATATGGCAGAGATGCCTATGGAACAGCTTCTCATGATGAACTCATTGCCCAGTTGAAAATGGTTGATGTCACCTTTAATAAAACTGCTACAGATGAATACGATCTCCTTGGATGCTGCTGTTACTTCGGAACTCATGGGGGACTGACCATCGCCGCAGAGACGGTGAAAGGAGAGAAAATAGCGACATATTATGGGGATACCCGTAATCCCTCCCAGATTGAGGTTCGAACACTTGCTGAGGAGTTAACCCGAGTGGTCAGGACAAAATTACTCAACCCGAGATATATCGATGGTTTCAAAGAACATGGGTATGTAGGAGCCGGGGAACTTTCACGAAGAATTGGTAGATTATATGGGTGGGATGCCACAACCGGCCAGGTGGACGACTGGATCTTTGATGACATAGCACGGACATTTATCCTGGATGACAAGAACCGTGAGTTTTTTGAAGAGAATAATCCGTATGCCCTTGAGGAAATAGGACGAAGACTCCTTGAAGCGAGTGAGCGTGGGATATGGCAGGCTGATCCTGATGTCATCGACGACCTGAAAGAGGCATATCTTATGATTGAAGGATGGATGGAAGATAAAATGGATGGAACAGGAGGAGATGTGCAGGGCGGTTCGATTGATATCTTTACCATGAACGACATCGCCGGCTGGAAAGAGAAGATTGGGCATATGAAGGTGGGTAAATAA
- a CDS encoding FecCD family ABC transporter permease, with the protein MTPTSLYLTGKRQKLIILISLLVVLVVTIFYALYAGSYHIPFDRIITIIIQAITDPAALESVKSEKTVVIDFRMPRVILAILTGISLSIAGCVMQALLRNPLVSPFTLGLSSAASFGAALAIVFGVSLMPFIPAEFQNGVIILCAFLLGWLSILLIYVISRMKGSSSATLILAGVVIGYIFTAGVMILKYLTNDEKLREITLWLMGGMWGANWGAVIIVAPITLLCFLYLESCAWDLNSLSAGDDVAKNLGVNVNRLRLTGLCVSTLAASACLAFTGIIGFIGLMGPHIGRMLIGNDNRYLIPCAALLGALILLISDTAARTVMDPVEIPVGVIMYVIGGIFFLFLILRGKHRVIT; encoded by the coding sequence GTGACTCCCACATCATTATATCTGACAGGGAAACGGCAGAAACTTATCATTCTTATTTCACTGCTTGTTGTTCTTGTTGTAACCATCTTCTATGCATTATATGCCGGATCATACCACATCCCCTTTGATAGGATTATAACAATTATCATTCAGGCGATAACAGATCCTGCAGCTCTTGAATCTGTTAAATCAGAGAAGACTGTTGTCATAGATTTTAGAATGCCCAGGGTTATCCTTGCTATCCTGACCGGAATAAGCCTCTCCATAGCCGGCTGTGTCATGCAGGCTCTGCTTCGAAACCCCCTTGTAAGCCCTTTTACTCTTGGTCTCTCTTCAGCTGCGTCCTTCGGTGCCGCCCTGGCAATTGTGTTTGGTGTATCACTTATGCCCTTCATTCCGGCAGAATTTCAGAACGGAGTCATTATCCTCTGTGCATTTCTCCTTGGATGGCTCTCAATTCTTCTCATCTACGTGATATCACGGATGAAAGGTTCATCCAGTGCTACTCTTATCCTCGCCGGTGTGGTCATTGGCTATATCTTCACCGCTGGAGTCATGATCCTGAAATACCTGACAAATGATGAAAAATTACGGGAGATTACCCTCTGGCTCATGGGCGGGATGTGGGGGGCAAACTGGGGAGCAGTCATTATTGTCGCTCCCATAACACTCCTTTGTTTCCTCTATCTTGAATCATGTGCCTGGGATCTGAACAGTCTTTCAGCCGGTGATGATGTTGCCAAAAACCTGGGAGTGAATGTGAACCGGCTTCGTTTGACCGGATTATGTGTATCCACCCTTGCAGCATCTGCCTGTCTTGCATTTACCGGGATTATTGGCTTTATCGGGCTGATGGGGCCGCATATCGGACGGATGCTCATTGGGAATGATAACCGGTACCTTATTCCCTGTGCTGCCCTGCTTGGGGCATTGATCCTGCTCATTTCAGATACCGCTGCAAGGACTGTAATGGATCCTGTTGAGATTCCAGTCGGGGTTATCATGTATGTCATTGGAGGAATCTTTTTCCTGTTCCTGATTCTTCGGGGAAAACACCGGGTGATTACCTGA
- a CDS encoding putative cobaltochelatase has protein sequence MTHQLKKTLLPFSAIVGQEQMKKALLLNAINPSIGGVLIRGEKGTAKSSTVRALAEILPEIKIVPGCPFSCDPKRETELCDLCTDKKGKKHLSDSIKRKVRVVNLPIGATEDRVVGTIDIERALKKGIKALEPGILADANRGILYIDEVNLLDDHVVDVLLDAAAMGVNTVEREGISFSHPARFILIGTMNPEEGELRPQLLDRFGLQVSVEAIDNPDDRMEIVRRAEEFHQNPREVRRRFKKSQKRISRQIQKAMEILPQVVISEMLVRKAVDICISLGVRTHRAEITIVRTAKTLAALDGRDKVSPDDLRQAIELALPHRMRRRPFEEPKVDPQQLDDLMYQEPEQQPDDLNDTPSTQQTGSDNSEPQNVSCEQNSQNCQNELSGSRGSDPQEQQLFCIGSPIDPEKLRPKNKKRPDKIYAPGRRFDTKGSDRRGHYIGAEKRVSGTDIALDATIRAVAPGQRTRPSGDLAVVIRADELLQKRRIGKSATACLFVVDASGSMGVEQRMAAAKGAVFSLLEEAYTFRDRVGLIAFRGETADLILPLTSSIDLAFTRLSELPTGGKTPLAAGLQKALTIFLNEKRKYPSLEPLLVLITDGRANVGTGGRLKEEIMSASDDLARAGIETVVIDTENKKSGFGLKLGFCPSIAERTHGRYFRISDLSAETVSGAVLSSLSTVNGTG, from the coding sequence ATGACACATCAATTAAAAAAAACTCTTCTTCCGTTTAGTGCAATTGTTGGTCAGGAACAGATGAAAAAAGCCCTCCTTCTCAATGCTATTAATCCTTCGATTGGAGGAGTGCTTATCAGGGGAGAGAAGGGCACAGCAAAATCGTCCACCGTTCGTGCTCTGGCAGAGATCCTACCAGAAATTAAGATAGTACCCGGGTGTCCGTTCTCATGTGACCCAAAGAGAGAGACAGAGCTTTGTGATCTCTGTACTGATAAAAAGGGTAAGAAACATCTCTCCGATTCAATCAAACGTAAGGTCAGGGTTGTTAACCTCCCGATAGGAGCGACAGAAGATAGGGTGGTTGGAACAATCGATATCGAACGAGCATTAAAAAAGGGAATCAAGGCACTTGAACCAGGTATTCTTGCAGATGCAAACCGGGGGATCCTCTATATCGACGAGGTGAACCTACTTGATGATCATGTTGTGGATGTTCTCCTTGATGCAGCAGCGATGGGAGTAAACACGGTGGAACGAGAGGGGATCTCATTCTCTCATCCCGCACGGTTCATCCTCATCGGCACCATGAATCCTGAGGAAGGGGAACTCAGACCCCAGCTTCTTGACCGGTTCGGTCTGCAGGTCTCTGTTGAAGCGATTGATAACCCGGATGACCGGATGGAGATTGTCAGGAGGGCTGAAGAATTCCATCAGAATCCGCGAGAGGTTCGCAGGAGATTCAAAAAAAGCCAGAAACGAATCTCAAGGCAGATACAAAAGGCCATGGAGATTCTTCCACAGGTTGTTATATCAGAGATGCTTGTCAGAAAAGCGGTCGATATCTGTATCAGCCTTGGTGTAAGGACCCACCGTGCGGAGATCACCATTGTACGCACAGCAAAAACCCTGGCGGCCTTGGATGGTAGGGATAAAGTATCTCCTGATGATCTTAGACAGGCTATAGAACTGGCACTTCCTCACCGGATGAGAAGAAGGCCCTTTGAGGAGCCAAAAGTAGATCCCCAGCAGCTTGATGACCTTATGTACCAGGAACCTGAGCAGCAACCTGATGATCTCAATGATACCCCCTCAACACAGCAGACTGGTTCTGATAATTCAGAGCCACAGAACGTATCCTGCGAACAAAACAGTCAGAATTGCCAGAATGAACTATCTGGATCCCGGGGTTCAGATCCGCAGGAACAACAACTTTTTTGTATCGGATCTCCCATCGATCCGGAAAAACTGAGGCCGAAGAACAAGAAGAGACCTGATAAAATATATGCCCCAGGCCGGAGGTTTGATACAAAGGGATCTGACCGGAGGGGCCATTATATTGGGGCAGAGAAGAGAGTATCCGGTACAGATATTGCACTTGATGCCACTATCCGTGCTGTAGCACCTGGTCAACGAACAAGACCTTCAGGTGATCTTGCAGTAGTAATACGGGCAGATGAACTCCTCCAGAAGAGACGGATAGGTAAATCTGCAACCGCATGCCTCTTCGTTGTTGATGCAAGCGGGTCTATGGGGGTAGAACAGCGGATGGCAGCAGCAAAGGGAGCAGTGTTCTCTCTGCTGGAAGAAGCGTATACATTCCGTGACCGTGTAGGGCTCATCGCCTTCAGGGGAGAGACCGCTGATCTCATCCTCCCTCTTACATCAAGCATCGATCTTGCTTTTACCCGTCTGTCAGAACTCCCGACCGGTGGAAAAACACCCCTTGCTGCCGGACTTCAAAAAGCCCTTACAATATTCCTCAATGAGAAGCGAAAATATCCCTCCCTGGAGCCCCTTCTTGTTCTGATAACCGATGGGAGGGCTAATGTTGGAACTGGTGGACGACTCAAGGAGGAGATAATGTCCGCCTCTGATGACCTTGCCAGGGCAGGTATTGAGACCGTGGTAATAGATACAGAGAATAAAAAGTCAGGGTTTGGACTGAAACTCGGTTTTTGTCCTTCAATTGCTGAACGAACTCATGGAAGATATTTCCGAATATCTGATCTATCAGCTGAAACGGTATCCGGTGCAGTATTGTCCTCTCTCTCTACAGTTAATGGAACGGGCTGA
- a CDS encoding ABC transporter ATP-binding protein has translation MALTIEQLNVWYGPVQVLHDISFSVYDGEVLCVIGPNGSGKSTLIKTIAGIIDQKSGTLSMNGRKLSEFSRNDVAKKIGYVPQDFQYLTSSTVLEAVILGRRPHVQWALTPHDLEKVDIAMDMLNITPMAEKMLTKLSGGERQRVFIARAIAQEPEYYLFDEPTSALDIRHQIDVFTMIRTITKSGRGSVFVAVHDLNFAYHYADRVVLLNKGKIVAMGTADEVMTKENIISVYGVPMQFISTESGQYVVPDWKKAEDG, from the coding sequence ATGGCCCTGACAATTGAGCAGTTGAATGTATGGTATGGTCCTGTTCAGGTCCTCCATGATATCAGTTTCTCCGTGTACGATGGAGAGGTTCTGTGTGTTATCGGTCCGAATGGGTCTGGAAAAAGTACCCTCATTAAGACCATAGCAGGAATCATCGACCAGAAATCAGGAACCTTGTCAATGAACGGAAGAAAATTGTCAGAGTTCTCCCGGAATGATGTCGCAAAAAAGATAGGATATGTCCCCCAGGACTTTCAATATCTGACCTCTTCTACCGTTCTCGAAGCTGTTATTCTTGGCCGGCGTCCTCACGTTCAATGGGCATTGACCCCTCATGACCTGGAAAAAGTTGATATTGCGATGGACATGCTCAATATTACTCCCATGGCAGAGAAGATGCTGACAAAACTCTCCGGAGGTGAACGACAACGTGTCTTCATCGCCCGGGCAATCGCCCAGGAACCGGAGTATTATCTCTTCGATGAACCCACAAGTGCCCTTGATATCAGGCATCAGATTGATGTATTCACCATGATCCGGACCATAACCAAATCCGGGAGAGGTTCTGTATTTGTTGCCGTGCATGATCTCAATTTTGCTTACCATTATGCAGACCGTGTCGTCCTTTTGAATAAAGGAAAGATCGTTGCAATGGGAACAGCTGATGAAGTCATGACCAAAGAGAATATCATCTCGGTGTATGGTGTCCCTATGCAGTTTATCTCAACCGAATCAGGACAATATGTTGTACCTGACTGGAAAAAAGCAGAAGATGGATGA
- a CDS encoding ATP-binding cassette domain-containing protein — MNISVGNEIFGILGPNGSGKTTTVLMLTTLLEPTEGTASICGFDILKEPRQVRESISYVPQDMAVDVRLTGRENVMLYAELYGVPNPAEKTENALKTLDLLDRADDFAKVYSGGMRRRLELAQALVHNPKVLFLDEPTVGLDVAARKKIWEHIKVLQKNGMAVFVATHYMDEADRYCDRVAIIDHGVIRAIDTPERLKGFISKDVISVSIEGEYQGISIPGVRFAFHDGDDLIFYADNGESALPLVKDALSDAGIRVQAMSLRRPSLDDVFLHLVGTEEDTSPFKLSTFRNMTGRRG; from the coding sequence ATGAATATATCCGTAGGGAATGAAATATTTGGAATTTTAGGTCCGAACGGATCAGGGAAGACGACTACGGTCCTGATGCTTACAACACTTCTGGAACCAACAGAAGGGACGGCCAGTATTTGTGGTTTTGATATCTTAAAAGAACCTCGTCAGGTTCGAGAATCGATAAGTTATGTCCCCCAGGATATGGCGGTTGATGTCAGACTGACCGGCCGGGAGAATGTAATGCTGTATGCAGAACTCTACGGCGTCCCAAATCCTGCTGAAAAAACTGAAAATGCCCTGAAGACTCTTGATCTCCTGGATCGGGCAGATGACTTTGCAAAGGTCTATTCCGGGGGAATGAGGCGAAGGCTTGAACTTGCCCAGGCTCTCGTACATAATCCGAAGGTACTCTTTCTGGATGAACCAACCGTTGGACTTGATGTAGCGGCACGAAAAAAGATCTGGGAGCATATCAAAGTCCTCCAAAAGAATGGAATGGCGGTTTTTGTAGCAACTCATTATATGGATGAGGCTGATCGGTATTGTGACCGGGTTGCAATCATCGATCATGGAGTAATAAGGGCAATAGACACTCCTGAAAGGTTGAAAGGATTCATATCTAAGGATGTTATCTCAGTATCGATTGAGGGTGAGTATCAGGGCATTAGCATTCCCGGAGTCAGGTTTGCATTTCATGATGGTGATGATCTCATCTTTTATGCTGATAATGGAGAATCGGCATTACCTCTGGTAAAGGATGCACTTTCTGATGCAGGAATTCGCGTTCAGGCTATGTCGCTCAGGAGACCGTCACTGGATGATGTTTTTCTCCATCTTGTTGGGACAGAAGAGGATACAAGCCCGTTTAAACTGAGTACCTTTCGTAATATGACCGGAAGGAGAGGATGA